In the genome of Ignavibacteriales bacterium, one region contains:
- a CDS encoding PorV/PorQ family protein, which produces MKKLLLIFLLLVSSTFAQNPNLGTSGAQFLQIPVGARAEAMGGAIVGLTNDASSIFWNPAGLVKVNNVQAHFSYMNWFDLFDFNAASLVYNAGEFGVFGASMVSFTTGNMEITTEEEPNGTGRYFDAGDIALGVSYAKYLTDRFSVGLSVKYINQRIWNETASGVAFDIGTQYRLDFQNLTIAMSMTNFGADIKFDGPDLDFTYRKDDNYPLSRLIPSRLNTQEYPLPLNFQVGIGFDIVQYDFVKIIGAIDVTHPNDNAERAHFGAEFSFFDRFAVRGGYKYNYDDQDFTFGAGANVPLGGTAVYFDYAYSVYDILPSVHRISVNLSF; this is translated from the coding sequence ATGAAAAAATTATTACTGATATTTTTATTGCTTGTTAGTTCTACTTTTGCACAGAACCCGAATCTTGGAACATCCGGCGCTCAGTTTCTGCAAATACCTGTCGGTGCCCGTGCTGAAGCAATGGGCGGTGCAATCGTAGGACTTACTAATGACGCATCATCAATTTTCTGGAACCCTGCCGGACTTGTAAAAGTTAATAATGTGCAGGCACACTTTTCATACATGAACTGGTTTGACCTTTTCGATTTTAACGCTGCTTCACTTGTATATAATGCGGGTGAATTCGGAGTATTCGGTGCAAGTATGGTAAGCTTTACAACAGGCAACATGGAAATTACAACTGAAGAAGAGCCGAACGGAACAGGTCGGTATTTTGATGCAGGGGATATTGCACTTGGTGTATCGTATGCAAAATATCTTACAGACAGATTCAGTGTTGGATTGAGCGTGAAATATATCAATCAAAGAATATGGAATGAAACTGCATCAGGAGTTGCTTTTGATATTGGCACTCAATACAGGTTGGATTTTCAGAATCTTACTATAGCAATGAGTATGACAAATTTTGGTGCAGATATAAAATTTGACGGACCTGATCTTGATTTCACATATCGCAAAGATGATAACTATCCTTTAAGCAGATTAATTCCCAGCAGGTTAAACACGCAGGAATATCCGCTCCCGTTAAACTTTCAGGTCGGGATTGGATTTGATATAGTGCAATATGACTTTGTAAAAATTATAGGTGCAATTGATGTAACGCATCCTAACGACAACGCTGAACGTGCGCACTTTGGTGCTGAGTTTTCATTCTTTGACAGGTTTGCAGTACGAGGTGGTTACAAATATAATTATGATGATCAGGATTTTACTTTTGGTGCAGGTGCTAATGTGCCTTTAGGCGGAACCGCAGTCTATTTTGATTACGCATATTCCGTGTATGATATTTTACCAAGTGTTCACCGTATTTCAGTTAATTTAAGTTTTTAG
- a CDS encoding MurR/RpiR family transcriptional regulator, which translates to MDRYKEIKEKITSKYNSLPKNQRKVAEYFINNFDKIPFLNVQDLSAATGVSVASVVRFAQRAGFEGFSELRDAITGSLQNEINNKSIFPLFEKHKVKEDLLTEVANLDIKNINDTLNLVERKTFDNVIDTILKSERVFTAGLGISFLLAEILAYQLTQVGVSSSVLQHSHTLFNEQILFMNPKDLLIVFSFPPYSKETVEAAEFAKKRKIDVIAVTNQPASPATFFTKANLIVKSENMLFTNSFAAISVLINAIATACAIKDKQRAKKILKESEDIMISQNQIISGSER; encoded by the coding sequence ATGGACAGATACAAAGAAATAAAAGAAAAAATCACCAGCAAATACAACTCACTTCCTAAAAATCAAAGGAAGGTTGCTGAATACTTTATTAACAATTTTGATAAGATACCATTTCTGAATGTTCAGGATCTTTCAGCAGCTACCGGTGTAAGTGTGGCATCAGTCGTAAGGTTTGCACAACGTGCAGGCTTTGAAGGATTCAGCGAACTGAGAGATGCAATAACCGGTTCGCTTCAGAACGAAATTAATAACAAATCAATTTTCCCTTTATTTGAAAAACATAAAGTTAAAGAAGATCTTCTCACCGAAGTTGCTAATCTTGATATCAAAAATATAAATGATACACTCAATTTAGTTGAGCGGAAAACTTTTGATAATGTTATTGATACAATCCTGAAATCTGAAAGAGTGTTCACTGCGGGATTAGGTATCTCGTTTTTGCTTGCGGAAATATTAGCTTATCAATTGACGCAGGTTGGTGTAAGCTCATCGGTTCTTCAGCACTCACATACGTTATTCAATGAACAGATATTGTTTATGAATCCGAAAGACCTGCTGATAGTTTTTTCATTTCCGCCTTATTCAAAAGAAACAGTTGAAGCGGCGGAGTTTGCAAAGAAAAGAAAGATAGATGTGATTGCTGTGACTAATCAGCCGGCATCACCGGCAACATTCTTTACAAAGGCAAACTTGATTGTTAAAAGTGAAAACATGTTGTTCACAAATTCATTCGCTGCTATATCAGTGCTGATAAATGCTATTGCAACAGCATGTGCAATTAAGGACAAACAAAGAGCGAAAAAAATTCTGAAAGAATCTGAGGATATTATGATCAGTCAGAATCAGATAATCAGCGGGAGTGAAAGATGA
- a CDS encoding T9SS type A sorting domain-containing protein, producing MKNSLLVLLLMVFFVGIIQQRTIAQVTFGTGTINVRVDDYGAIRIFTTEGVDTLQHINRISLIVAGNQGQVLEYWNDLGWVTETALNPNPTLSDFEVTGVYDNSFSGAPPDFLIEQSVYGWNNESYCLVKCILTNRETTAMPMQAGLDVVQYVDFTWEEDKIFYDLTNNILTQFENHYIGIKFLSEQTTSGQVFEWFDGYELLDTLYYNMMNAGTFSTDTLTTDADGGVGILGGEHSNIQPAATKTVYFAVAVGGNHNDMLANMQLALQKYNQLTSVESDLNNVPGDFVLEQNYPNPFNPSTQITFGLPERSDVVLKVFNALGEQVAELVNETLEAGTHHYNFDAANLSSGVYIYSMQTDGKMITKKMTVIK from the coding sequence ATGAAAAATTCTCTACTGGTTCTTTTACTAATGGTATTCTTTGTTGGTATAATTCAGCAAAGAACTATTGCCCAGGTTACATTCGGTACCGGAACTATAAACGTACGGGTTGATGATTATGGTGCAATTAGGATCTTCACAACTGAGGGAGTAGATACTCTGCAACATATAAACAGAATTTCATTAATAGTTGCAGGAAACCAGGGACAGGTTCTTGAATATTGGAATGATCTTGGTTGGGTAACTGAAACGGCACTAAATCCTAATCCGACTTTGAGTGATTTTGAAGTTACAGGAGTATATGACAATTCTTTTTCAGGTGCGCCTCCTGACTTTTTAATCGAACAAAGTGTATACGGCTGGAATAATGAAAGTTACTGCCTTGTTAAATGTATATTGACAAACCGCGAAACTACTGCAATGCCAATGCAGGCAGGGCTGGATGTTGTGCAATATGTGGATTTTACATGGGAAGAAGATAAAATATTTTATGATCTGACTAATAACATACTAACCCAATTTGAGAACCACTACATCGGAATAAAATTTTTATCAGAACAAACCACATCAGGTCAGGTGTTTGAATGGTTTGATGGTTATGAATTGTTGGACACACTTTATTATAACATGATGAATGCAGGAACTTTTTCGACTGACACACTTACAACAGATGCTGATGGCGGTGTAGGAATTTTAGGCGGCGAGCATTCAAACATCCAACCTGCAGCTACAAAGACTGTTTATTTTGCTGTGGCAGTCGGTGGAAATCATAATGATATGCTGGCAAATATGCAGCTTGCACTTCAAAAATATAATCAGCTAACTTCTGTTGAATCTGATTTGAATAATGTACCGGGAGATTTTGTCCTTGAGCAGAATTATCCTAATCCGTTCAACCCATCAACACAAATTACATTTGGATTACCTGAAAGATCAGATGTTGTACTGAAAGTGTTTAACGCACTCGGTGAACAGGTTGCAGAACTCGTTAACGAAACTCTTGAAGCCGGAACACACCATTATAATTTTGACGCTGCAAATCTTAGTTCGGGAGTTTACATTTATTCAATGCAGACAGACGGAAAAATGATCACAAAGAAAATGACAGTAATTAAATAA
- a CDS encoding carboxypeptidase-like regulatory domain-containing protein, whose product MKKYLLLFLLIPYLLYPGTTGKLSGTIKDAQSGEPLIGANILIEGTSLGAATDVNGNYVILNVPPGKYNVVVSYIGYETLRFTEVAIIVDQTTQLPVELKPRTIEVGEIVVTAKTQLVQKDVTSSISVVTREEIEALPVSTFTELLSLQAGVTGSGSNLHVRGGRSNEVAYMIDGTIVVDPLLGGLATDINNDAIQEMSLLSGTFNAEYGNALSGVVNIVTRDGTDKFSAKLEARTSEFGVDRYSSLHENRINGSISGPIITPDYNFFFSGEVDKRGSYLPFGYNNTKSFFTKLSTTVIPHIKIALSNRGNSGKRQRYSHSYKYIPEQYLRTRTDSWQSTLSLTHTVENNFFYDVKASYFNQGFYSGIDKDTSEYLSSTEEQYFENIGTGYEFYKLSDPVELINSRTASADFKFDAVWQIGSMNEVKFGASYKKHWLSLYEIYDPKRNFPYIDDYDTEPFESAVYVQDKIELAYLIINVGLRFDYLNSNVSFRENPLDPNSIIKVKSRSQISPRFGIAHPISDRTKLHFSYGHFFQNPDFEYLFENNLYDLNVREPLFGQPNLDAQRTISYEVGVSHQFSDNVALNVTAYYRDITGLIGTRYYFPYVDGRYTGYTLYVNEDYANIKGFEAALDVRPNNYFSGGLTYTYSVAKGSASSEAEQYPGTEESTQLYFLDFDRPHVFNASGTYTIPNNEGPEIFGEKIFDNMDFSLIIKASSGAPYTPSGRDIGFVEKNSLRQPGVYNIDLMIGKEFEFPGNLRLRLFAEILNLTDHRNILYVYGDTGDPEYTTVGGYSTEYMRDPSNFGPPRSVRLGFTMRFN is encoded by the coding sequence ATGAAAAAATATTTACTGCTGTTCCTTCTAATTCCTTATTTACTCTATCCCGGTACAACAGGTAAATTATCGGGTACAATTAAAGATGCACAATCCGGCGAACCATTGATCGGGGCTAATATATTGATTGAAGGAACATCGCTTGGTGCTGCTACCGATGTAAATGGAAATTATGTAATTCTGAACGTTCCGCCCGGGAAGTATAATGTTGTAGTATCATACATCGGCTATGAAACTTTAAGATTTACTGAAGTTGCAATCATTGTTGATCAAACAACACAACTACCGGTTGAATTAAAGCCAAGAACAATTGAAGTAGGTGAAATTGTTGTTACAGCAAAAACACAACTTGTTCAAAAAGATGTTACAAGCAGTATCTCGGTAGTAACAAGGGAAGAAATTGAAGCTTTACCTGTATCAACTTTTACTGAATTACTTTCGCTGCAGGCGGGCGTAACCGGAAGCGGTTCCAATCTTCACGTCAGAGGCGGAAGGTCAAATGAAGTAGCGTATATGATCGATGGAACAATCGTTGTTGATCCTTTACTCGGCGGACTTGCGACTGATATTAATAACGACGCAATTCAGGAGATGAGTTTACTTAGCGGAACATTCAACGCTGAGTATGGAAATGCTTTAAGCGGAGTTGTTAATATTGTTACAAGAGATGGTACAGATAAATTTTCAGCAAAACTTGAAGCCCGTACAAGTGAGTTTGGAGTTGACCGCTATTCATCATTACATGAAAACAGAATTAATGGAAGCATAAGCGGGCCAATAATTACACCCGATTACAATTTTTTCTTTTCAGGCGAAGTTGATAAACGGGGAAGTTATTTGCCATTCGGTTACAATAACACAAAATCGTTTTTTACAAAACTTTCCACTACGGTAATTCCTCATATTAAAATCGCGCTGTCAAACAGGGGTAACTCCGGAAAACGGCAGAGATATAGTCATTCATACAAATATATTCCGGAACAATATCTGAGAACCAGAACTGATAGCTGGCAAAGCACATTAAGTCTTACTCACACAGTTGAAAATAATTTCTTTTATGATGTTAAAGCATCATACTTCAACCAGGGATTTTATTCAGGCATTGATAAAGATACTTCCGAATATCTTTCATCAACTGAAGAACAGTATTTTGAAAACATCGGAACGGGATATGAGTTTTATAAATTATCCGATCCGGTAGAGTTAATTAACAGCAGAACTGCTTCAGCAGATTTTAAATTTGATGCAGTTTGGCAAATCGGGTCAATGAATGAAGTTAAGTTCGGCGCATCTTACAAAAAACACTGGCTGAGTTTGTATGAAATTTATGATCCGAAAAGAAATTTCCCATACATAGATGATTACGATACTGAACCGTTTGAAAGCGCAGTTTACGTTCAGGATAAAATTGAATTAGCATACCTGATTATCAATGTAGGGTTAAGGTTTGACTATCTGAATTCAAATGTAAGCTTCAGGGAAAACCCGCTTGATCCTAATTCAATTATAAAAGTTAAATCAAGGTCACAAATATCCCCGAGGTTTGGAATAGCACATCCTATTTCGGACAGAACTAAACTTCATTTTTCTTATGGGCATTTTTTCCAGAATCCTGATTTCGAATATTTGTTTGAGAATAATCTTTATGACCTGAATGTTCGTGAGCCTTTATTCGGACAGCCAAACCTTGATGCACAAAGAACTATCTCGTATGAAGTTGGTGTTTCACACCAGTTCAGCGACAATGTTGCACTTAATGTAACAGCATACTATCGTGATATAACCGGTCTTATCGGCACTCGTTATTATTTCCCTTACGTTGATGGAAGATACACCGGCTATACTCTTTATGTAAATGAGGATTATGCAAACATAAAAGGATTTGAAGCTGCACTTGATGTACGACCAAATAATTATTTCTCCGGCGGACTTACTTATACATATTCTGTAGCAAAAGGAAGTGCCTCATCTGAAGCAGAACAATATCCGGGCACAGAAGAATCAACACAACTTTATTTTTTGGACTTCGATCGTCCGCATGTATTTAATGCAAGCGGTACATATACAATCCCGAACAATGAGGGTCCTGAAATATTCGGTGAAAAAATATTTGATAACATGGATTTCAGTTTGATCATCAAAGCAAGTTCAGGCGCTCCTTACACACCTTCAGGAAGAGATATAGGTTTCGTCGAAAAAAATTCTTTAAGACAGCCTGGTGTTTATAATATCGATTTAATGATCGGTAAAGAATTTGAATTTCCTGGGAATCTTCGACTGCGGTTATTTGCAGAAATTTTAAACCTGACAGATCATAGAAATATACTTTATGTGTACGGTGATACCGGTGATCCTGAGTATACAACTGTTGGTGGCTATTCAACTGAATATATGAGAGACCCCTCCAACTTCGGACCACCACGTTCAGTACGTTTAGGTTTTACAATGAGATTTAATTAA